One Diabrotica virgifera virgifera chromosome 3, PGI_DIABVI_V3a genomic window carries:
- the LOC126881127 gene encoding uncharacterized protein LOC126881127, with protein sequence MREERFTLGEIYTFADNFNALVWCAMRLIIKNSILCNICNISKNLIKRNSFSDGYIWKCHGCGQRTSVIRDGSFSKSLLPLKKMIIIIYGFANDFPQTQIKIESGVGSPTIVDWCNFCREVCTRYLQEHPVEIGGFDENGEPITVEIDESYFSPRKYNRGAYRPGRWIFGAVERNSGKLFVITVAAKSEEILLPIISRMILPGSIIVSDGWRAYANIGRLEGGVYEHRVVIHQQNFVDPDDASVHTQTIESV encoded by the exons ATGCGGGAAGAGCGATTCACTTTAGGGGAGATATATACTTTCGCGGATAATTTTAACGCATTAGTGTGGTGCGCTATgcgtttaataattaaaaatagtatTTTGTGCAATATATGCAATATTAGTAAAAACTTAATAAAGCGAAATTCCTTCTCGGACGGATACATCTGGAAATGTCATGGATGTGGTCAGCGTACTTCGGTAATAAGAGATGGTTCCTTCTCCAAAAGCCTGCTGCCGTTGAAGAAAATGATCATTATCATTTATGGCTTTGCAAATGACTTCCCACAAACCCAGATCAAGATCGAATCTGGGGTTGGAAGTCCCACTATTGTCGACTGGTGCAATTTCTGTCGAGAAGTGTGCACCAGATATTTGCAAGAGCACCCTGTGGAAATTGGAGGATTCGATGAAAATGGTGAACCCATTACGGTAGAAATTGACGAATCCTACTTCTCCCCCAGGAAGTACAATAGAGGTGCTTATAGGCCCGGAAGATGGATTTTTGGAGCTGTGGAGAGGAATAGTGGAAAATTATTCGTGATAACGGTGGCAGCAAAAAGCGAGGAAATACTATTGCCCATCATATCCAG AATGATTTTACCGGGGTCAATAATTGTTTCCGATGGATGGAGGGCGTATGCCAATATCGGTCGCTTGGAAGGAGGGGTGTATGAACACAGGGTTGTGATTCATCAGCAAAATTTTGTAGACCCTGATGATGCCAGTGTTCATACACAGACCATTGAAAGTGTATGA